The sequence below is a genomic window from Sparus aurata chromosome 6, fSpaAur1.1, whole genome shotgun sequence.
GCGgtaaaagaacatttttgccCGACACATTTCTAATTTTGCATCGAAGCTTTCAGCTTGCTGATGTTGTTACTCACTGTTTGCCTCCACCTCCTAGACGACCCTGTGTGTATGTTCAAACACACCCCGCCTGCTCCACACGCGGTGCTCAAGTTCCTGCAGGATGTTTTCGCCAACCGAGAGACGGCGGACATCTTCTACCGCACTGACATGATGGTGATGATTGACATCGCGGTCCGACAAATATCTGACCTTTCACCTGGAGACAAGGTGAGAACCGGACACACCGCACAGCTACTGATTGTTCTCAgtctttaaaggaatagtttcaCATTTAGTGAAACACTGCTTTTTGCTACAGAAACTCTCTTGTAGAACTGCAACGAATAGTCTACTATTATAGTCAACTATTTTATCATCCGCCAACTCTTTTTAGAATCGATTAATTGGTTGAAGAATCTTTTATGAAAAGAAGAGTAAAAAATGATGTGACtttctttaatgtgaatattttctggtttctttattcatctatgacagtaaacaatATCTttaggttgtggacaaaacaggacatttgaggatgtcGTCTTGGGCTTTGGAATAATACATAATGATCAACATTGTACAGTCTTTTctaacattttatagactaaactaATCAAATAATCCAGAAAATAATCGGCAGTTCTACTCTCATCTCAAAACTAGAGCTAGaggccggttagcttagcttagccaaAATGCGAGGTACAAGTGGAAACAGCAgacctggctctgtccaaagataACGACATACTCTTACCAGCTCCTCTAAAGCTCAATAAATAACATGTAAGATCTTGTTTGTGCAATCCAAAAGTTtggtttatttgcatatttcccaaaatgttgatttATGCCTTTAATGATGTATCAACAGTTTGTTAACACGTCTGATTATAATCTCCTCTCTGGCTCTCCCCGTGAAGCTGCGGATGGAGTATCTCTCCCTCATGCACTCCATAATGCGCTCGACGGACTACCTTGAGCACCAGCACCGGTTGTCggacctgcagggggcgctgcagAGGATTCTCAGGGAGGAGGAAGATCCGGGGGAGGATGAAGGGAGCGCTACAGCGAAACAGATGGATAAGCTAATCGTACAGCAGATCTACAAAGAGTTCCCACAGATCAGTGAGAACCAGGACTAACCATATCAGTATCACGCTCACACACTGTAGTCTGCTCCTGTCTACTGCAGGGAGGTACAATAAAAGGAGAAGAACTGACATATTCTTTGCCAGCCTGTAAAGAGAGAAGCTAATCGGTCTTGCCAATGTTTTCTTGGGCTCGCAGTCCGGGGCTGCAGCATGAacatgatgttgtttttctctttttacatGAACTTCAGTTGAAAAAAAGAGTTGGAGGTTTTACAAGGgaaaaatgtgacacatgtaAAAAGAACCTGTGAGCTTTAGTCACATATGGAGTTTAGAAATAGCCACACTATAGGCCGAATCCTGAGCAATAATTACCTTAAAAGTCACACATAAAATAACTGTATGTACTCTTAgtattttgaatattaaagggtaactccaccaattttacacattaaagtgtgtttgcaggtgtaCGGCACAAGTTAAAAAAGTAATAGAAGCCTTttttggctccagaggaagctgtatgTAATCTGATTGCCTCGAATGATGTCagtcagttgcattgtgggtcatGTAGGAGCCggattttgaaaagcagtcgaCTGGCATCACACTCCCATAACGCTGTTATGGACAGTTGGTTCAACTAATGATGGAAATCggtacagcagaaccagaaatatGACCATTTTTATTCCACgttcttccttttttataacccggtgcctacattacccaagATGCAATTTAGCTGCTGAGTGACATAAATGGAGGCaattaatcagattacatgcacaAATGCGTTCATACAATTTTTTCCACATATTCAGTTGTTCTCACCgagacctgcaaacacactttaatgtgtaaaaaaaccACGACTGAACTTTACTCTGACCAAAAGAACTTTAGccaaattgatttttaaaacaaattcaaagaTTCTTTTAATGAAGAAGGGCAGATGTAAGTGATGTTACAGATACAGTGCCATTAGAAACCTTTATGTGCTTCCCTGTTAGTGGGACCAAACTCCTGTGTGTTATTGAGCTCATCGTTTTCTTTATAGAGGATAAAGCTCTTAAAACTGACTTCCTCTCTCATTCACTTCTTCTATCATTATGATTCAAATTAAAGTTGAACAAGTTTAGTATTCTAGTGAAAAAAGCACACTCATGCGACTCCTGTGTTATCATTACGCAGCTTTTGGCTGAGTAACTCTTGCTGCTACATACCGAGTCCCTCCCGTGGCTCCGTCTGCAGTATTCTCGGCCTGGTACTTTTGTGTCTTTCAGCTCTACAACCACTTCAAATGATCACTCTGTACTTACATATGCAAAGCTTCTCAAGCGTCAGAAGTCACTGACTGTTGAAGGTCAGAAGGGTTTCTGTCCGTATGCTGCGTTCATATTCAAACTAACCGTGCTGCAATAAGGCTTTCTAGCAACCTGTAATATCGTTGTAATATACCGAGTCTTGGCTGATCGTGGAGGATAAATATGTTCTGCATTTATTATCTGAGCTCATACATtagtcagtgttgttgttttccagTTATTACCTGATGCCTCTGCTAAAAATCAAGACAACGGAGAGGAATAACAGGGCATTTTCTTTTAACTCCTTGTGGTTTTAATACTTTAACAGTGACACTTACCCTTTCCTTGTTTCTTCCCAATGGTGTCGTGATTGATGTTCTCCAATTTACTTATCTGTTTTTGTCCCTGGCATGGCTTCCCCGACTGGAAACTTGATTCTGAGAAGTGATATCAGTTTTTAAATTAATGTCTGAGTGTTCATCCATTgattatttgtgtgtctgtttacagCGTGTGAGAGAGGTGAGAGTCTCGTCTTTCCATGGATTAACATTGTCTGCAGAAGTGCTACGACTGTGTTATAATAAGACTAATAAAGCTATATTTTAACAGTGGAAGTGGTTGGGATGGTTGTTGAGAGGGTGATTGCGTCGCCGCACATGTTTGTTCATAGTTCACAGTGCTATAAAACCTTAATTCAGAGATTCCCAGACATGTAGGTCACTAGATGAGAGTGAAGTGTGACAAAAGCAGCTTAGTGGATCCAGGAAGTCTTAAGTTTAGTGTGAATGaaaactgactgatttttattCAGAGTCTCATGTCTCTTCAAAAGCActacttattttttttacgtTTAGCTTTACACAcaactgtatgtgtttgtgttttccctgaaacattttcttcctctatataaatacatacagaaatgtttttgtatttatgcAACTCTGGATACACACCTatgtggaaaacactgaaaatgaaacatcacaaaataaatcatttaggATTATCCTACCGTCTCACGGAAATTAGTGATAAAGGGGccgagtggctgagacagagacgccattcaccctgttacaagacattGATCCATCAACATGGTTTTGACCCATTGTTTTAAGGTAAAGAAgtaacataatgttgctttacagTGAGCACTGACTGGCAGTATtataaacatgacattttaagATACACATTCTACACAAGCTTGATAAATACTAATATTTTGAGTTCTTGTTTAAATGTGAAGTATTTATAGGCCTATTGTGTGATCTATCTACAGGTACAccaatttatgtatttattaattaaaaaacctTGTAACTTTGAACTAACACTTTcttaaaagtcctgcattcaaaaccttAATTAAGTAAAGGTATAATCTGCTGAAGGTACTTCAAGTATCCAAAGTAAAAGCACGGGTTCTGCAGTCAAATGACCTGTGTATACTTCAAGTTTCACAACAAACTTAAAATTCTCCAGAAACAACTGATAAACATGAcattattaatttttaaaagcttttttagccatttttttatttgaattcatTACATGCTGATTTTTTATTATGATCAGACTTAATGATGATGGTGGTACAGGTCAGGAACCGGTACCCAGCCCGAGCTCTCTCAGAAGACGAGGAACAACTCCCCATGAACCTCAGAACGACCTTGAGTGGACACGGGAAGAAACCTCGGGAAAGGCAATTCAGAGAGAGATCCCCTCTCCTCGGACGGCTGGGTGTGTGATGCGCATTTGTTCTTGTATGTTTGTGAGTTCCTCACTAGTTCAGGTGATACACACCTGTACtaattaagatttttttaatttttattgaaGAATTTCTTCTTCAGTAAAGGTTGGCTAACCGGAGCACCCGGGGAAAACCACCTGTAGCTCAGGGAGAACAAATGCGTGTGTTTGAGTCTGTCTCAGTTCCTGAACGTGGATCTGGGCTCTAGATGAACATCCTGtaccatttcttctttttcttcttcttgctcagGAGCTCTTCCAGCTGGGCCTTCATGGAACTTTCTTTCTCCTTCCACTCCTGCTCCTTTTCCTGCAGCGTCTTCTTGAGACCCTCTGTGACCTGAATGAGGGATGTCTTTTCCTCCAGCCACTCCACCTGATGactctccagctgctgctcaaCATTATTCAGAGCAACCGCGAGGGATTTGTTTTCGCGTTTCTGCCCGTCCAGCTGAGCCTCATAGAGAGCTGTGgatttctccttctcctccagcagggagGTTTTCACCTGCCACCAGCTGAGGCTCTCGGTCTCCAGCAGACCCTCTGCATTTTTCAGGGCAGATGTGATCTTCctggtttcctctctgtgttcctcAAGCTGGGCTTGATGAGAAGCCTGGGATCTTTGCACCGCCTCCTTTGCCTCCTGTTGCATATCCTGCAGCCTCTTCTTGAAGTCTTCTGTGGCCTGAATGAGGGAtgtcttttcctcctgccaCTCCACCCGATGACTGTCAAGCTTCTGCTCAACATTCTTCAGAGCAGCCACGAAAGTGTCGTTCTGGTGCTTCTGCTCGTCCACCTTATCCTCGAAGAGAGCTCTGGATTTTTTCGTCTCTTCCAGCAGGGAGGttttctcctgctgccagcAGAGGCGCTCACTCTCCAGCAGATCTTCTGCCCTTGTCAGGGCAGATACGATCttcttgttttcctctctttgcTTCTCAATCTGGCGTTGATGGGAAGCCTGGGTCTTCTTAGCGTCTTTCTCTGTCTTGGCTAGTTTTTCCTGCAACTTCTGAACAAGAGCCCTCTCTAATACAAGATCGGCCTCTAGCTGTTCGGCTTTTGTGCGAGACTCAAGCTCTGCTTCTTCCATGTCAAGGAGCTGAGCCTTCAATGTCTCTGAGACCGTATGGAGCTGTGATTTCAGATCCTTGATCTCCTCTGACTTCATATTCTTCAACTTTTTCATCTCCTGCGATGTGTCTTGAATAGTCTTGCTGTGATCAGTCTGCACTTCAGTCTGTTCCTCTGGTTCATCGCAGAGCAAGTCTCGGTGAAGGGAAAAAGAAGCTAATGAAGGCTTAGCCTTCTTGGAGACTTCCAGCTTTTTACACTGTTTGTCCTCAGCGTCTTGTCTGCTGTGGCTTGTAGGTCTCCTCCTACCCTGTGAGCGATCTCTCCGACCacttcttcctcctctaatATCCTCTGGATCTTCTCCTTTCTTGCTTGCCTTTCCTCTCTTGCCTTGTTTTGCCTTGCTCTGTGTATGTTCCATTGTGACAGAAAAAAGTGTGTCTGTATCAAAAGGCTGTCAGTGCACAAATGGCAGATAGAAATTCAGAGCTCCTATAAATACTATTTCAACATTGTAGAATGTCTGTACTATGACATCACTGATGCTTTGATACATTTTGCTATGATGTTTACTTTGATATTCTTCTTTATGTCGCTATagcaacaataacaatgttTGTTGTGGTTTACAAAAACTTAATGGcctttttcaaaaaatatatataatttcaaAGTGTATACATCTAAttcatctaaaatgcatgtCTGGGTCTGTCATTTCTCATCAATCACAACAACTACACTAACCTTAGGTTTGAGGCCTAAAGTTATTAACAGAGCAGAGATGTCAGAAAGTTCAGACCATCATGTTTAACtataaatctttaaatgttaaagttaCGGCTGAAAAtgacagcagaaataaacaagtttgcTGATTTCACATATCTCCACAATGCAAATTAACTGGAAGTCAACAAGAGTTGACCAGAGCGACATCATGACATCTGGTCTACTGGACACCAGTTGTTTGActacatgaatgaaatgattctgaaactaaATTAACTCATGTATCAGAAGTTATTTTCTGGCAATTAATGTACTTAAGTGAAAGTAAAATTATACCTACATGATTGTAGACTGTATACTACGGTCAGCCGATTACTGGAGCCgatattaaaggagcactctgtagttttgtggAAGCAACACTCATCAGAAAAGATCagtcttcattgactgatttttttctgcctaaacaaactaaataaacaaactctttgttttcatgtctgaataaactgaataaacacactgactttgaaggacaacacattgtcataatgttttacattgtttatatgTTAATATCACTTTACACATTAGCACAGAATTATGTGCATATTTAATGGAAAAAAGCCGTGGTATCTTAGatatgtattaatatatttatttgagattaaaataatgtttaactTTAATTTGTTCATTCAAGTTTCAAACAAAAGTTGAGAGTTTCCACCCGGACACCAAACAGAGACGTACCAGTGTAAAGCTGTGTGGCAGTCAGACCGGTCCGGGTGGATAAGTGGGGCAAAGGTCCAGCAGGCAGCAGCGGTGacagcagcacacaaacacctcTCACATCTCCACAGTCGACCAGGTGAGCtcttatttctctgtttttgaatCATCGGCGTGTCTGAGTTTATTTCCGGTGTCGCTTTCATTCAGTCTTcgttgttgttggtgtgttttcttcttccagCAGAGCGGAAAGTCAAAATGTCCAAACAGCCGCAGCCGATCAGCCCCATGAAGAACTTCTTCGCTGGAGGCTTTGGAGGGGTTTGCCTCGTCTTCGCCGGACATCCACTCGACACCATTAAAGTAATTATTGCACTTTTATGCACCGTGTTACGTCACTAAACAACCGAGCGAGTGCATCCGGGGTGACACTGcacacagcagaaccagaaccagaaccagaggcATATGCCAGATATTTGATCCTGGTCAGAGTTATAACAGCGTGCTGTATTCAGAGAGCTCAGGCTGCTGCAGCCCTTTGACCCACATTCAGTCTGTTTTATGACTCAGCTCACTGCTGCAGTTCTGGCcccttgcacacacacacacaaatacacacattaatCTCACCTGAATGCACCTGCAGTAATT
It includes:
- the LOC115583014 gene encoding uncharacterized protein PFB0765w-like, with product MEHTQSKAKQGKRGKASKKGEDPEDIRGGRSGRRDRSQGRRRPTSHSRQDAEDKQCKKLEVSKKAKPSLASFSLHRDLLCDEPEEQTEVQTDHSKTIQDTSQEMKKLKNMKSEEIKDLKSQLHTVSETLKAQLLDMEEAELESRTKAEQLEADLVLERALVQKLQEKLAKTEKDAKKTQASHQRQIEKQREENKKIVSALTRAEDLLESERLCWQQEKTSLLEETKKSRALFEDKVDEQKHQNDTFVAALKNVEQKLDSHRVEWQEEKTSLIQATEDFKKRLQDMQQEAKEAVQRSQASHQAQLEEHREETRKITSALKNAEGLLETESLSWWQVKTSLLEEKEKSTALYEAQLDGQKRENKSLAVALNNVEQQLESHQVEWLEEKTSLIQVTEGLKKTLQEKEQEWKEKESSMKAQLEELLSKKKKKKKWYRMFI